The Gorilla gorilla gorilla isolate KB3781 chromosome 23, NHGRI_mGorGor1-v2.1_pri, whole genome shotgun sequence genomic interval GGCAGCAGTGCACGTGGAGGAGACGTCTCCCATGAGGCCAAGGCCTCCAGTGCTCACCGATGCCCTCTGCGAAGTTGGGGTAGAACTCGTCAGTGAAGAGGGGCTTGGGCAGCTCACGGAAGTACAGCTTCAGCGTGCCTGCGATGGCGTTCACGTCCGTCTCGCTCATCATCACCGACACGTCCTTGTTATCTGGAAAGAGCAGGGAAATGCAGCGGCCTCCTTGAAGATCCTGAGTGAGTCACCCGCCATCCCTGCCTTGGCTAAAGCACCATCCCTGCCATGCTGACCACTGTGTGGGTCCCTCCTGGGCTTTGAGCAGCTCATCTGACTCCTCCCAAGAGCTGTGCATGGTTCTGTGTCTGCAGAGTTGATAGGGGTGCATGGGCATTCCCATTCCTCTCCCCTGCTTGGCCTGATGTGATGGCCAGGAGGAGGCCAGCGTGGCAGGACACAGTGCCTGCGTGGGGATTGGGTGGCTCTGCCCTGTACATGGCAACCACCCCTGCACCAGTGTCTTCTGATAGCAGGAAGGACGTGGGAGAATCTGATTGGTTTCAGTGTTTGAACCGGTGTCTTCCTTTGGACCCAATTGGCCACTGGTGCTTACATCCTCACCACAGGCCAGGTTCATTCTGGGCCCCCAGAGGGAGCTGAAACTACCACAGGGCCCTCCCAGGGATGCTGGGCATTCTAGGGGTCCTGGTCAGGGTGGGTGGTGTGTGCTGCAAAGAAGGGTCTGCAGGCACAAAATCCTGTTGCTTTGAAGATGCTGGGAAGGACCCTCTGGGGTCTCAGTGCCCTCCCCTGGCATTTGAGGCAGGTCTGGGTCCTTCAAAGCCTGTGAGGGTTGGTGAGATGGAGGCGGAGATGCTGCAGCCCCGGCCTGCGCTGAATTTCATCAGTGCCCTCTGCCCACCACATCCTCATACAGGGCAGTGGACAGACCGCACTGAGTCCTGGGCTTCCACCTCCTGTCCACCCCCAAGGCAGGAAGGCCAAGTCCCCACAGAAGCCCCTGGTCCACTCCACCAAGTGGCATGAGTGGGTACGATGGTGTAAAAACTGGCTTCTATGGAAGCTGTTTGTACaactcttgttttctctttttttaaaataataaaacagtaaatgaagaaaagacacagagaaggaTGTGACATGCCTGGGCCATGGAGCACTCTGAGATCTCATCGCGGACACCACTGCCCACACCTCCATCCCGTCCTGCGCAGGCCGACACTCACTGACGTCGAAGGCTGCCTTCAGTGCCTGGATGTCTGCGGCCACACCGGACACGCGGTAGATGCCCACCTCCTCCATGCCTCGGCGCTCGATCTCCTCCACGCACTGGCGCACGATGTAGGGCACCTTGGACCTCTCTCTCCTGCGGGAGGAGGGAATGTTCTCAGTGTCCTAACAGCCCTGCTTGGGCCATAACACAGGAGACCTGCTCCCTATCTGCACACCCGGAGGTGGGGTGAGGATGGTGACGAAGGTACCCAGGTCTGGGGCTGCACACAGAGCCTTCTGCATGCCTGTCCTTCTGTCCTCATTGCATGTACTTTCTCAGGAACCTTTCAAGCGGCCAGAACCCCTGTGAATCACACATGATTTTTGCGGGAAGGTTAGGAGGCCTTTCTAAGTCAAGTCAGCACAGGAAGGGCATCTGACAGATTCCAGGCCTGGGGTTAGCAGCTTGTGCCCCCAGCTGGGAGATCAGACCCAGTGTTGGTCCTGCCAC includes:
- the LOC101126655 gene encoding breakpoint cluster region protein-like, which codes for MEEVGIYRVSGVAADIQALKAAFDVNNKDVSVMMSETDVNAIAGTLKLYFRELPKPLFTDEFYPNFAEGIGAPHRVLTGGQRCGCDDDGKPKLRKDSCPGCSM